The segment CTGAAGATGTCCTGGCAAATGATACGCTATACCGGTTCGATTTCAGCGAATTGATCGGGCCAATACACAGCTGAATCAGCCGATGATGCATCTTTCTTTTTTCTTTTATTAGAATTGAAATTATTATTGTTATTTACGACGCCAGTTGAAGCACTGCTACTGACCGAGATTTCTATCATCCCATGAGGTACCATATTTTGGGCCTGGCATATCACCTTTGGATCAAAAGACATATTCCTTTTTAAAAGAGAAGCAGCTTTAACTACCTGGGGTGTTGCAACTTTTTTAAGATTTTCAAGATCCAAATCCTTTAACGCCTTTTCGTTGCTCAGAGAAACCTTTATAGTTCTATAGTCTTCTCCGTTCTTTACTCGATCCCTTACTTGGATATCAACTATTCCTGGCGGAATTTTTCTCACCCCATCCAGGATATCTTCTAGATCAAAAGTTATTAGCCTCTTGATCATCACTACTAAATCCTTAGCTTCCTTTGTGATGCTCATACTTAACCCCCTTTCTTTTTTGGTTTAATGACACCTATTTTATTCCTCAAATCCAATAAACGATTAAATCTTCAAGCTTTTTAGAGTTTTTTCATAATATAATAAAGACAGGGTATTATCAAGTTTTTTGTGTAAAATCTTTTTCTGCTATTTGTGTGAATCGCTTATCCTGGAGGATTGTAAGAAATCATTATGTATTGCATTTTAATTCCTTTGCAGCTTTGTTTACGATGGTTTTAGGATTGGCACACCACTTAAAACTTGCTGTTTCTGGGGAAATTCAACATCAGGTTTTTCGGACAAATATTTGAACTTGATCGATCGATAAACCCGAAAACGAAATACGATCATTATTATCATGAAAAATATTCCTTCGCTCATTTCCTCGTAATAAGACTTGTCCTCGTGCAAACAAGGAGCAGAGAAGGGTCGCCCATTAGAAGGCTGTCCGAGAATACAGATTTTTTCAATTATTCATAATCGAGAGGTACAATTTTGTTGAGATAATCAAGTACAATGATATAATGAAGTTCCAATAAGAACACGAAAACAAAATCACACCAGGCAGTTACATTTTTGCCTCGAACCAACAATTTTAATGAAGAAAGATTCCAATCCATTCATTGCTTTACCTGTAGACAGATCATGGAGAATCAATCATAATGACGAAATTTAAACCATTTCATGAATTTCAGAAACCCCTGATAGGGTTTACTCCAGAATCTTTTTTAGACTATATAGAAACAGTATTGCCAAAGGATCATTTATGCAGATTAGTAAAAGAGGTAGTATTTTCATGAGATACAGAATCCTTAGAGGCCAAATATTCATTTTTAGGACAACGAACATATCATCCGAAGTTACAGTTAAGTCTCTTATTTTATGGGTATGCTACAGGGGTTCGCAGCAGTAGGGAATTGGAGGAGAAGTGCATCAGTGACCACATTTATATATATTTAATGCAATGTTATACACCAGATCATCGGACGATCAGCGATTTCCGCAAGAACAACCTTAAAGAGATTGAGAAGTATTTTGTGGATATTGTAAGGATATTCAGCACGTTAGGTTATACCAGTATAGGAAAGATATATATAGATGGTACAAAGCTCAAAGGCAATGCCTCAGCAAAGCGGACGAAAGACCGTGCAGGGTTTGAGAAATGGCTTTCAGAGATAGAGGAGGAGGTGGCAACAGTATTAAAGGAAGCGGAAACTATCGACAAGCAAGAAGACGAGAGCTGCAAAACTGATCCGGAACTAGAGGCATTACAGAAGAATCTATCAGACCGAGCATGCCTGAGAAGTAAGATAGAAGAGGCGTTAGAGGCGATGAAGGAGGAAGGGAAAAAAAAGATCAATCTTACCGACAGGGATGCCAATCATATGAAATCCGGGGGAAGTAAAGACATACGTCCTGGCTATAACTGTCAGATGGCAGTAACGGAAGCCGGAATTATTGTAGGGGCGGAACCAGTAACAGATGCAAATGACCGGAATCAATTGAAGCCGGTGATAGAGCAGGCAGAGTCAAACACTCAGGAAAAAATTAAAGAAGTAGCGGCAGATTGTGGATACGGGAGTTATGCAAATTATGAGTATCTGGAGCAAAGACAAAGAGAAATAGATGGATATGTATTTTCAACAATACAAATCGGGAGAGTATAAAAAAGAAGCACATCGGTATCACTACAGTAATTTTACCTATGATGTGATAACTGATAGCTACATATGTCCGGAAGGGAAACGATTACCATACTGGAAGACCAGAACAAATGTGACCGATAGCCGCAAGTGGAATCATAAAGTTTACAAAGGTACGGAGTGTGGGGCATGTCAGAAGAAGTCATTATGTACAAAGGCAAAGGCGAGAGAACTGCTAATAGATATTCGCGAACCTCTTTTACAAAAGATGAGAAAAAAGTTGGTATCTGATGAAGGAAAGCGAAAATATTTTATGCGTCAGTATCTCATCGAACCAGTCTTTGGGCATTTGAAATTTAATATTGGGTATCGAAACTTTCTCTTACGAGGTCTGGAAAAAGTCCGTGCGGAATTTCAGCTGATGTGTATTGGATGGAATTTAAAAAAGATGTTGAAAATGGGAATAAGGCCTGCAACAGGGTAGGGTAATATCAGGAAAACAAGCTCTCCTTGGGTAGTTTTATGTACTTTTTATCCGATTGAGATAAAATTATGATTTAGATGGAAATATTTTAACCTTTTTCTGACTTGTTTATAGATTGCATTTAATTTATACACAATTTGCCTTGTCTTTTATTTTTGTTTATTTGCCATATTCCCGGACAGCCTGTTTAGAAGCAGTACCCCTCCCTAGTACAACGTTTCATAAAAACCTATACAAAAACGAATGTCATTGCGAGGAGTGGAACGACGAAGCAATCTCTTGTTCTATTAAGCGTTAAGATTGCTTCGCTGTCGCTCGCAATGACAATAACATATGTAAACATATTTGTAGAACGATACACTAGGCCTAAAACAAGCGAGGTTTTATAAACCTCGCCTCTTATCACTGTTTTAATCGGTAATGGGTACTATTATTTGTATTATTTTTTCTACTCTCGATACTTTTTTTCATTTTAATCGGCATCAAGACTCCACTCACAAGAAAAATACCCTTATCGGAAAATAAAATCGGGGATGATCGCAAAGTGATAAGGTACCGCTCCCGTTCCCGCTTCATTTCCTGCATCTTTTATCACCTATATCTGTTATTCTCTCATGCACATCTTCAGCCTACGGATCCGCTCCCACGTGGCAAAGAAATCCTTCAGCCAGTCATTATATCTAAGGATTCGGTATACGATCTTCCTCCCCGTTTTCAGGATTTGACAGGGAAGTAAAATCAGGGTATTCAGAAACCGTCGAAATTCCATCTTCTGTACCTGCATTCCCCTCACCGCGTTGGGCATCAACAACCCAAACCATGACTTTAAATTCCACGCCAGCGCTGCCATGACCATATACGCCCAGTTGCTCTCCAAATCCCTTACCGGCATCTTCATCGCATTTACACCGTTCTTCAACTGCTCTACCACATTCTCCTGATCACAGCGCCCGTTTGCCAACTCCACCAATTCCTCTGCCGTCATATCCCGCCGGGTAGTAATGTAAAAAAAGTATCGTATATCATCAAGCAACACCTTCTCGCCCTTTTCTACACTCAGGTTTTTCATCAGCACAATTACCCGATAGCTCTGTTTACACTTCATTGGCCGATACTCAAACTCCGACACATGCTCACTCGCCAAACGAATATCCTTATATTCTCGTTCCTTCACGATCCGCTCTTTTACCTTTTCCGGCTTGCTTCTCTCCTTGGTCTTTACCCTATATTTCGGTTTACGGCTTAACACCCTCCATGCTTTCCCCGGTAACTCCTCTGCATGTCTTACCAGAACCTTATGTGCATCCATCCCAAAAACAAAGTCTACCTCCCGTGACCACCGATCAAAATTCTCCGTCAGCGAAAAGTCCGTGTCTCCTCTCACACATATCCGCCTGGCATACGGCTTCACCAATCCTATCGCACGGTCTACCCACTCCACACACCCATCATGGCTCGGCTTGTTACCAGGTCTATTTACCAGATACAACACCTCTTTCGTATTCCACAACGATATGATTAACGGTGCATATCCCCATATCCCTTTGTACGATATGTCCATCCCCTCTTTACATCCACCATATGTCTTCGCTATCGTACCGTCTATATCAACCAGCGCTTCTTCAAGGATCTCCTTTCTCGCTTCTTTCCATACACGAAGCCGACCTGTATTGATGCACTCCATCAGCTTTAGAATATCTTCTCTCCTGAACCGCCGGGTAAAATCTCCGGCTGTCGTCGGGTCTGGTATCCTCTGCGCTCCCACTGCGTTCAGATACCCCTCATCCTGACGATTCAGCTCTATATCCTCTAATCGTATATTCCCTGAAAGAACATTATACGCTATGTTCAATACATGATCTGATTCATGGTAGGGCATGTGCATCTTCAACAATTCAAGTTTCTCGTCAATCTCTTTTACTAACCCGCATTTTAGCACCATCTGATGGATTGCTCCTATCCCTCCACAGTTTATTGCCTGGTTCCTTTCTGCTATCTCGTAATGAATGTTCCTCGCTCTGAACATCGGTCGGTCTTGCTCTTCCCACTGCTTCCGCCCCAGTCGCCTTTCGATTTTTTGTTTCCTTCTGCTGAGTATTTTGTTATACTTCTGTTCTGATTTTTTGCTCATCTGAAATGCCCCTTTTTCTGGTTGTTGGTTTTTTTGCAAATCCCATTTTAACCAGTAAATTCGGGCATTTCAACCAACTTCACCTCTCTCGGTAAAAAAATCACGCTTGGATAAGGACTAGGTACGCCTCTATAGGTTACCCCGTTTGTTCATTTCCGGATAAGCGGAACAAACCGGACCGGAACGATCGATTTCTTTATGATTTTTGAAGAAGCATCCTTGGTGATCAGCATCAGGTCCTGTATTGCATATACACCCCCTACCGGTATAACCATACGGCCCCCAGGTTTAAGCTGATCAATGAGTGGCTGAGGAATATATTCTGCGGCGGCAGTAACAATGATTGCATCAAACGGGGCATGTTCCGGCCAGCCCTTATACCCGTCACCAATCTTCACATTAATATTTGTGTATCCAAGCATCTCAAGCCTTTCCCTGGCCTCTTTGCCAAGCCCTTCCAAAACCTCTATGGTGTATACCTTTTTTACAAGCATCGAGAGAACAGCAGCCTGATAGCCTGAACCGGCACCTACCTCAAGTACAACGTCATCTTTATCAGGCTCTATCAGTTCTGTCATAAAGGCAACGATATATGGTTGGGAAATCGTTTGTCCGTACCCGATAGGTACCGGTTGGTCGGAATAACTGAGAATCCGCCTTTCCTCAGGTATAAATAAATGACGTGGCACGGTACCCATAACTTCCAGCACCTTTTTATTCTGTATACCCCGGCTGACAAGCTGCTCCTCAACCATCCGCTTGCGCTGGCGTGTAAAGGAATCTTCATCGATTACCGAAAGATTTTTTCCTGCGAGAAAAACCGGATCCCTGTTGCAGGCAAAAAGGATGATTAAAAAAATGACAGCTGCTGTACTGACAATGAGAAGCGCATTCATACTTATCTTCATACTGTGTCGCTCCGGTTACCTGATCTTTTAAGGTTTTACGATGATGGAAACATCCTGCCTTTTCTGTACTTCACCAATAATTTCTGCAGTCATAACACCTCTTTCCCTGAGTTTTGAACAGAATATTCCGGCTTTCTCTTCGGAAAGTGAAATAAGCAAACCTCCTGAAGTCTGTGCATCAAAGAAGACGTCTGCCAGCGTCTCCCGCACTTTAGGGTCTATTTTTATTGCGTTTTTTAAATATTTTTTGCTGAGCTTTGATACCCCCGGTATCAATCCCATCTTGACATAGCGTTCGCAACCGGCAAATACCGGTATGCATCCGGCAAAGAAGATTAAGGTTACCATACTTGCCTCAGCCATCTCGTATGCATGCCCCAAAAGCCCAAAACCTGTAATATCGGTGCAAGCATCAACACCTACTTCAACCATTATCTCAGAAGCCGTTCTGTTTAACAGGGACATGCTTTTCGTTGCAAGACTTACATGTTCTTCAAGAACCTTATTTGCCTTAATAGCTGAAATAATTAATCCTGTGCCCAGTGATTTTGTTAGTACTAATACATTCCCTGCCTTAGCACCTGCGTTGGTTACAATTTTACGGGGATGAACAATTCCGGTAACCGACATTCCATACTTAATTTCAGTATCCTGCAAGGTATGGCCACCAACAACTGCTGCGCCTGCCTCATGGGCCTTGTCTGCTCCACCCTTCAGTATTCCGATCAGAATATCCTTGTCGGATAAATTCAATGGGTAGCAAAGAATGTTCATGGCTGTGATAGGTTTGCCACCCATGGCATAAACATCACTTAAGGCATTTGCTGCTGCTATCAACCCATAATCATAAGGATCATTCACAACCGGCGTGAAAAAATCCAAGGTTGATACCGTAGCGATCTCATCGGTAATTTTGTAAACACCTGCATCGGCAAAGGTTTTGGGACCGACAAGCAGGCACTCGTCCTGATACTCCGGTAAATTATTCAGCACATATGCCATGTCTTCGACGGGGACTTTTCCTGCTCACCCGGCACATGTTGCATAATCAATAAGCCGTTTTTTTCTCCACAACAAGGGTATCACCTCCTCCCGGTATGCTTTTTCCGCAAACAGCGTTAATGCGCATAACGTCTTACGTATTTGTGCATAATTTCATTAGTATAGTAATTTTCTTTTATGTGAATGGTAAACTTTATTCCCTGCAAAATCAATTCTTTTATTCTTCACACAATATGCAAAGACTTCCCTATCTTTTCAAAACATTCAATAGCCCATAAAAGATCATCACGACTATGTACAGCAGAAAGCATAACACGGATACGCGCACTGCCCACCGGTACCGTAGGGTAACCAATTGACTGAGCGAAAATCCCTTCTTCAAATAATTTTTGACTAAGCTCCCTGGCAACCCTGGCATCACCGGTTATGACAGGGGTTATGGGAGTTTTTGTCCGGCCAAGATTAAATCCGATGTGTCTCATTTTTTCCTGAAAAAATGTGGCATTTTCCCGTAATTGTTTCACCAGTACATCAGAAGCTGCGAGAATATCCACCGCTGTAATACAAGCCGCTGTATCGGCAGCAGTCGCAGCGCTGGAAAAGAGAAAAGGACGTCCTTTTTGCGTCAAATAATCCGTTATTTTTTTATTTGCTGCAACATACCCGCCTACTACCCCAAACGCCTTTGACAGGGTACCTACTTCAATATCAACCCTGCCGTGAAGATTACAATGATCAACGATACCTCTGCCGCTCCGCCCCAGTACCCCCTCTCCATGAGCATCGTCTACCATGATAATAGCCCCAAAGCTTTCTGCAATCCCTGCAATCTCGGAAAGCGGTGCAATATCACCTTCCATACTGAAAACGCCGTCGGTAATAATAAGTTTACGCCTGGCATTTTTTTCACCCGATAATTTTGTCTGAAGATCCTGGAAATTACAATGCTCATATCGTATGATCCTAGCCTTTGAGAGACGGCATCCGTCAATGATGCTTGCGTGATTGAGCTCATCGGAAAGAACCACATCGCCTTCACCCACAATTGCGGGAATTACCGCAAGGTTTGCACAGAATCCCGATTGGAATGATAAAACACTTTCCACACCCTTAAATGCTGCGAGTTTTTGTTCCAATTGCCTGTGCAGCGCCGTAGTTCCGGCAATAGTCCTTACCGATGCGGGACCTACGCCGTATGTCTCAACAGCATTTTTTGAAGCAGCTTTTAATACGGGATTATTGGCAAATCCGAGATAATTGTTCGAGCAGAGGTTTAATACCCTCTTCCCCTCCACCGTTATCCATGCCCCTTGCGGTCCTTCAATAGTCCGAATATGGGTCAGCAATCCATTTTCCTTCAGTTTATCAAGTTCTTCGGTAATAAAATCAAGTTTTCCCATTATTGTCGTATCTCCTTCCTTATCGTCTCAAACAGTTGTGGAAGCAAAGCGACTGAAGAAACTTTGCCTGAAATTCTAAATTTTCAGGATCACCTTCCCGCATTTCCCATCCTTCATAAGCTTCATCCCTTTTTCATATTCTGTGAGGGGGAATCGATGGGTAATGACAGGACTTGGGTCGACAAGCCCCGACGATAAAAAGCGCGATGTTTTATACCATGTGGCAAAGAGTTTACGGCCGGTTATCCCGTAAATACGTACCTTTTTAAAAATAACGTCCTTATTCAGATCAATATTTACCTCTTTTTCATAAATACCTAAAATGGAAACCCTTCCTCCGGGAGTAACGGCTTTCAGGCCCTGATTGAGCGCCTGGCTGTTACCGGAAAAATCGAGAACAACATCCACCCCGTTATTTTTTGTTGCTTCCAGGGCGATTTGAATAATGTCCTGTCTTTTAGGATTCACCGTAATATGTGCTCCCATTTTTTTCCCAATTGCCAGCCGGTAATCATTGGGATCGGAGACAATAATTAATGATGCACCGCAGGCATTGGCGATGGCTGTGGCGAAAAGACCAATCGGTCCGGCGCCGAGGATCAAAACCGTTTTCGTTGAAACATCTTCAGCCAGTACAGTATCAACAGCATTTCCAAAAGGTTCCTGGATCGTTGCCCATTCATCCGGAATATCCGGGTCGTTCTCCCATACAACATGTTCCGGCAAAACAAGAAATTCCCCGAAGGTACCGTCATGATCGATTCCCAGCAACTTAAAATTCCGGCAAACCTCCGGGTATCCGTTCTTACACTGATAACAATATCCGCAGATAAGGTGACTTTCAGCAGAAACACGGTCTCCTACCTTTATGCGGGTTACCTCTTTACCGGTTTTTGCCACGTTTCCGACAAATTCATGGCCTATAATGCGCGGCGGCGCAAAACGCTGCTGCGCCCATCTTGTCCAGTCATAGATATGAACATCCGTACCGCAAATAGATGCGATGTTGACCTTAATGAGTACATCCCTTGGTCCTACCTTTGGAGCAGGCACTTCCATAATTTCCATACCCTTTGTACGCTTCGTCTTAACAACGGCCTTCACCCGAAAGCCCTCCTCTCTTTTTTGGTTTTTGAATTTAGAGGAACGGTAATATTTTGGTTTTTTGAAAAAACTGAAACGATCCGTTAGGAACAGAACAAAAAAACCTTACTGCAAAGAATACAAATCTTTGGCAGTAAGGTTGTCTTTTCTTATCCCAAAAAATCCCTTTCGAATCAGGACGTATGTTTGTCCACCCTGTCCGCATCGGTCTTCTCTGATGGCCAGTAATAGGCATCGGGGGTGTTACGGACGCCAAAAATAGCTGTGCCAATACGAACCATATTTCCGCCTTCCTCAATAGCTATCTGATAATCATTGGACATTCCCATAGAAAGATACTTCATCTCTACCCTGTCAATACCTTCTTCGCTAATTTTATCATGCAACCCTTTCAGCACCTTAAAACACCTACGGATTTTTATTTCATCGCTCGTAAACAGACCGATAGTCATAAGCCCGGCTATTTTTAAGGTATCATATTTTGCCGTTTGTCTGACCAGGGAAACCGCATCTTCCGGTGCAACTCCGTATTTACTCTCCTCGTAGGAGGTATTAACCTGGATCAGGATGTCCAGGGAACGCCCCTCGTGCTGAAGTCTCTGGTCTAATTTTTCAACCAGAGACGGCCGGTCAACAGAATGTATCATGGTTGCAAATTTCAGGACATCCTTAACCTTGTTTGTCTGAAGATGTCCGATAAAATGCCATTCCGCATCTTCATCTTTTAAGGCTGCATATTTCCTTAATGCCTCCTGTACCTTATTCTCTCCGATAATATGTTCGCCTTCCCGGATAGCCTCTCGTATCCGTTCCGGATCCACGGTTTTAGTGGCCATAACCAGAGTAATATCCTCCCGCCTTTTGCCTGCTTTAAGAGCGGCCTGAGCAATGCCCTGCCTTACCCGTTCCAGATTTTCCCTAATTGACATATATTCTCCTGTTTCAACAAGCCAAAATGTTTTGATAAAGGAAACTCTTCCGGAGAAACGCTTATTTTTCTTTACGTTCAAAATCATAGATAGAATAACACAGTTAAAACATTTAATCAAGAAAGTGACTTATTTTTCAGGTATTGGCAGGCAGTGCCTGCCCTACATAAAAAAGCTTGAAGTCCGAAGCTAGAAGCATATTAAGGTAGAAGGGTAGTTGGCAGGAGATAGTATGGCGAATCTTTCTCTTCATGTCTTTTTTTACCGCGAAGGGCACGAAGAAAATGGAATGGCGCTCGCAATAACATTTTTTTCTCCATCCCCCACCTCCTGCCTGGAGTAATGGCGTCGCAATGACGTCTTTAAAAATTTCACTGGTATATTTCACAAAAAACATTATCTTGAATCAACTAGGATTACTGGTAGAATTAATACCAATAATAAAGTTTTCAAAAAACTAAGATGTTACAATGACATGAAATTCTCAACGATCAGGAATGGCTTATGAAATTTACCAAAATGCACGGCATCGGCAACGACTATATCTATATTAATTGTTTTGAGCAGGAAATCAAAGAACCGGAAAAGCTGGCCAGGATTATAAGCGACAGGCATTATGGTGTCGGATCAGATGGTATTATCCTTATCCTGCCATCAAAAATAGCCGATTGCGGGATGCGGATATTTAATGCAGACGGGAGTGAGGCACAGATGTGCGGGAATGGTATACGCTGTGTTGCAAA is part of the Candidatus Jettenia sp. AMX2 genome and harbors:
- a CDS encoding IS1380 family transposase codes for the protein MSKKSEQKYNKILSRRKQKIERRLGRKQWEEQDRPMFRARNIHYEIAERNQAINCGGIGAIHQMVLKCGLVKEIDEKLELLKMHMPYHESDHVLNIAYNVLSGNIRLEDIELNRQDEGYLNAVGAQRIPDPTTAGDFTRRFRREDILKLMECINTGRLRVWKEARKEILEEALVDIDGTIAKTYGGCKEGMDISYKGIWGYAPLIISLWNTKEVLYLVNRPGNKPSHDGCVEWVDRAIGLVKPYARRICVRGDTDFSLTENFDRWSREVDFVFGMDAHKVLVRHAEELPGKAWRVLSRKPKYRVKTKERSKPEKVKERIVKEREYKDIRLASEHVSEFEYRPMKCKQSYRVIVLMKNLSVEKGEKVLLDDIRYFFYITTRRDMTAEELVELANGRCDQENVVEQLKNGVNAMKMPVRDLESNWAYMVMAALAWNLKSWFGLLMPNAVRGMQVQKMEFRRFLNTLILLPCQILKTGRKIVYRILRYNDWLKDFFATWERIRRLKMCMRE
- the selD gene encoding selenide, water dikinase SelD, with amino-acid sequence MDYATCAGUAGKVPVEDMAYVLNNLPEYQDECLLVGPKTFADAGVYKITDEIATVSTLDFFTPVVNDPYDYGLIAAANALSDVYAMGGKPITAMNILCYPLNLSDKDILIGILKGGADKAHEAGAAVVGGHTLQDTEIKYGMSVTGIVHPRKIVTNAGAKAGNVLVLTKSLGTGLIISAIKANKVLEEHVSLATKSMSLLNRTASEIMVEVGVDACTDITGFGLLGHAYEMAEASMVTLIFFAGCIPVFAGCERYVKMGLIPGVSKLSKKYLKNAIKIDPKVRETLADVFFDAQTSGGLLISLSEEKAGIFCSKLRERGVMTAEIIGEVQKRQDVSIIVKP
- a CDS encoding transposase, producing MDMYFQQYKSGEYKKEAHRYHYSNFTYDVITDSYICPEGKRLPYWKTRTNVTDSRKWNHKVYKGTECGACQKKSLCTKAKARELLIDIREPLLQKMRKKLVSDEGKRKYFMRQYLIEPVFGHLKFNIGYRNFLLRGLEKVRAEFQLMCIGWNLKKMLKMGIRPATG
- a CDS encoding YggS family pyridoxal phosphate-dependent enzyme, translated to MSIRENLERVRQGIAQAALKAGKRREDITLVMATKTVDPERIREAIREGEHIIGENKVQEALRKYAALKDEDAEWHFIGHLQTNKVKDVLKFATMIHSVDRPSLVEKLDQRLQHEGRSLDILIQVNTSYEESKYGVAPEDAVSLVRQTAKYDTLKIAGLMTIGLFTSDEIKIRRCFKVLKGLHDKISEEGIDRVEMKYLSMGMSNDYQIAIEEGGNMVRIGTAIFGVRNTPDAYYWPSEKTDADRVDKHTS
- a CDS encoding glycine C-acetyltransferase, encoding MGKLDFITEELDKLKENGLLTHIRTIEGPQGAWITVEGKRVLNLCSNNYLGFANNPVLKAASKNAVETYGVGPASVRTIAGTTALHRQLEQKLAAFKGVESVLSFQSGFCANLAVIPAIVGEGDVVLSDELNHASIIDGCRLSKARIIRYEHCNFQDLQTKLSGEKNARRKLIITDGVFSMEGDIAPLSEIAGIAESFGAIIMVDDAHGEGVLGRSGRGIVDHCNLHGRVDIEVGTLSKAFGVVGGYVAANKKITDYLTQKGRPFLFSSAATAADTAACITAVDILAASDVLVKQLRENATFFQEKMRHIGFNLGRTKTPITPVITGDARVARELSQKLFEEGIFAQSIGYPTVPVGSARIRVMLSAVHSRDDLLWAIECFEKIGKSLHIV
- a CDS encoding transposase, with protein sequence MDIVRIFSTLGYTSIGKIYIDGTKLKGNASAKRTKDRAGFEKWLSEIEEEVATVLKEAETIDKQEDESCKTDPELEALQKNLSDRACLRSKIEEALEAMKEEGKKKINLTDRDANHMKSGGSKDIRPGYNCQMAVTEAGIIVGAEPVTDANDRNQLKPVIEQAESNTQEKIKEVAADCGYGSYANYEYLEQRQREIDGYVFSTIQIGRV
- a CDS encoding protein-L-isoaspartate(D-aspartate) O-methyltransferase, with amino-acid sequence MKISMNALLIVSTAAVIFLIILFACNRDPVFLAGKNLSVIDEDSFTRQRKRMVEEQLVSRGIQNKKVLEVMGTVPRHLFIPEERRILSYSDQPVPIGYGQTISQPYIVAFMTELIEPDKDDVVLEVGAGSGYQAAVLSMLVKKVYTIEVLEGLGKEARERLEMLGYTNINVKIGDGYKGWPEHAPFDAIIVTAAAEYIPQPLIDQLKPGGRMVIPVGGVYAIQDLMLITKDASSKIIKKSIVPVRFVPLIRK
- the tdh gene encoding L-threonine 3-dehydrogenase, which codes for MKAVVKTKRTKGMEIMEVPAPKVGPRDVLIKVNIASICGTDVHIYDWTRWAQQRFAPPRIIGHEFVGNVAKTGKEVTRIKVGDRVSAESHLICGYCYQCKNGYPEVCRNFKLLGIDHDGTFGEFLVLPEHVVWENDPDIPDEWATIQEPFGNAVDTVLAEDVSTKTVLILGAGPIGLFATAIANACGASLIIVSDPNDYRLAIGKKMGAHITVNPKRQDIIQIALEATKNNGVDVVLDFSGNSQALNQGLKAVTPGGRVSILGIYEKEVNIDLNKDVIFKKVRIYGITGRKLFATWYKTSRFLSSGLVDPSPVITHRFPLTEYEKGMKLMKDGKCGKVILKI